From a region of the Halomonas sp. HL-93 genome:
- a CDS encoding symmetrical bis(5'-nucleosyl)-tetraphosphatase — protein sequence MSIYAIGDLHGCHAEFVALLEKLSFDPKRDTLWLVGDLVNRGPDSLACLREVERLGSAVRCVLGNHDFHLLVAARGGGKLKRNDSLQAVLEAPDCERLLDWLQGQPLAVRDGNQLMTHAGLLPQWGLDQVEVLAREVQVALAGEHSGHFLSQLYGNHPDCWDNTLDGLERLRCVVNVLTRMRFIDAEGRLDFTANQGLDSAPVGFAPWFQFPRDDDPHLLFGHWAALAGDTPDARVRVDALDTGCAWGGELTALNLATGERTRVPSRASAGVAS from the coding sequence TGCCGAATTTGTGGCACTGTTGGAGAAGCTCAGTTTCGACCCCAAGCGCGATACGCTTTGGCTGGTCGGCGATTTGGTCAATCGCGGGCCTGATTCGCTCGCTTGCCTGCGCGAAGTCGAACGCCTGGGCAGTGCCGTTCGCTGCGTATTGGGTAACCACGATTTTCATTTGCTGGTGGCCGCGCGGGGCGGGGGTAAGCTCAAAAGAAACGACAGCCTGCAGGCGGTGCTTGAGGCTCCCGATTGCGAACGGCTGCTCGACTGGCTGCAGGGCCAGCCGTTGGCGGTGAGAGACGGCAATCAGTTGATGACCCATGCGGGGCTGCTGCCCCAGTGGGGGCTTGATCAGGTGGAAGTGCTGGCGAGAGAGGTGCAGGTCGCATTAGCCGGGGAGCATTCGGGCCACTTTTTGAGCCAGCTGTATGGTAATCATCCCGACTGCTGGGACAATACGCTTGACGGTTTAGAGCGCCTACGCTGCGTGGTCAACGTACTAACCCGCATGCGCTTTATCGACGCCGAAGGACGTCTGGATTTTACCGCCAATCAGGGCCTGGATAGCGCGCCCGTGGGGTTTGCGCCCTGGTTCCAGTTCCCGCGTGACGATGACCCTCATCTGCTATTCGGCCACTGGGCGGCCCTCGCGGGGGATACACCCGATGCCCGCGTACGTGTCGATGCCCTGGATACCGGTTGTGCTTGGGGAGGCGAGCTGACCGCACTTAATCTGGCGACCGGCGAGCGGACTCGCGTGCCCAGCCGCGCGTCAGCAGGAGTGGCGTCATGA
- a CDS encoding polynucleotide adenylyltransferase: MTSPCNDPRLVGLNVYRVGGAVRDRLLGWPVYDNDWVVVGATPDAMLERGFKPVGRDFPVFLHPDSAEEYALARTERKAGHGYAGFQVVASADVTLEEDLLRRDLTINAIAEAADGTLVDPFNGQQDIEQRKLRHVSQAFSEDPLRVLRTARFLARYKTLGFTIAPETLALMGDVSRSGELAYLAAERVWLETEKALGEAQPASYFITLDQCDALSTWWPELVDGVFSDCLDAMALGGNSDALSSADWRYGLLVSPLSETQRESLAQRLRLPNAVARLARHVALTRHLLGEGLSASAVSHWLERLDAWRKPAQVNDQLVLVAVLAPPYVRVLKAAWQAAQQVSPKALMEEGYQGAALGTALKERRYQAIVETLN, translated from the coding sequence ATGACATCACCGTGTAACGACCCACGTCTTGTCGGGCTCAACGTCTACCGGGTAGGTGGCGCCGTCCGCGACCGGCTTTTGGGGTGGCCGGTTTACGATAACGACTGGGTGGTCGTGGGCGCTACCCCCGATGCTATGCTTGAGCGAGGATTCAAGCCGGTCGGGCGTGACTTTCCCGTGTTTCTCCATCCCGATAGCGCCGAGGAGTACGCCCTGGCGCGTACCGAGCGAAAAGCGGGGCATGGCTATGCTGGCTTTCAGGTGGTCGCCAGCGCCGATGTGACGCTAGAAGAGGACCTGCTGCGCCGCGATCTGACCATTAACGCCATTGCGGAAGCGGCTGACGGTACGCTGGTTGACCCTTTTAACGGCCAGCAGGATATTGAACAGCGCAAACTGCGCCATGTATCGCAAGCGTTTAGCGAAGATCCACTCCGAGTATTACGCACGGCCCGCTTTCTGGCGCGTTACAAGACGCTAGGTTTTACTATCGCCCCGGAAACGTTGGCGCTGATGGGCGATGTCAGCCGCAGCGGCGAGTTAGCCTATTTGGCTGCTGAGCGAGTGTGGTTAGAAACCGAAAAAGCCTTGGGCGAAGCGCAGCCGGCAAGCTATTTCATTACGCTTGACCAGTGCGATGCGCTTTCCACCTGGTGGCCAGAGCTTGTCGACGGTGTCTTCAGTGACTGCCTCGACGCCATGGCGCTTGGGGGGAATAGCGATGCGTTATCCAGCGCTGATTGGCGCTATGGACTTTTGGTCTCGCCATTAAGTGAGACCCAGCGTGAGTCATTGGCCCAGCGGCTACGTTTGCCAAATGCGGTGGCGCGGCTAGCGCGCCATGTGGCACTGACCCGTCATTTGTTGGGGGAGGGGCTGAGTGCATCAGCGGTATCGCACTGGCTGGAGCGCTTGGATGCTTGGCGTAAGCCCGCCCAGGTAAACGACCAATTGGTGCTGGTGGCGGTGTTGGCCCCGCCGTATGTTAGGGTCTTGAAGGCGGCATGGCAGGCCGCGCAGCAGGTAAGCCCCAAGGCGCTTATGGAAGAAGGCTACCAGGGAGCCGCACTAGGTACCGCACTTAAAGAGCGCCGCTACCAAGCCATCGTAGAGACGCTTAACTAA
- the folK gene encoding 2-amino-4-hydroxy-6-hydroxymethyldihydropteridine diphosphokinase — MSLVTVSLGSNIEPARHIRLCLDALADTFGSLKISRVFESEPVGFKDRRNFFNLVVAFQSDWTPGELQAWAKQLEAEHGRTPDMAKYSARALDIDLLTVGDMCGNVDGIALPRAEISHNAFVLQPLAELLPASCHPHCRTPYATLWAEFSLGSQRLWAIDFEWRGVWISQADPLPRQALAR, encoded by the coding sequence ATGAGCTTAGTAACCGTTAGCCTGGGCAGCAATATTGAGCCTGCCCGGCATATACGCTTATGCCTTGATGCGCTGGCCGACACCTTCGGCTCGCTTAAAATTTCCCGGGTGTTTGAGAGCGAACCCGTTGGCTTCAAAGACCGGCGTAATTTTTTCAACTTAGTGGTGGCCTTTCAGAGCGACTGGACACCCGGTGAACTTCAGGCCTGGGCCAAACAGCTGGAGGCCGAACATGGCAGAACGCCAGACATGGCAAAATACAGCGCACGCGCGCTGGATATTGACCTACTGACCGTAGGTGACATGTGCGGCAACGTTGACGGTATCGCTCTGCCACGCGCCGAAATTTCCCACAACGCTTTTGTTTTACAGCCGCTGGCCGAACTATTGCCGGCCAGCTGCCATCCGCACTGTCGCACACCCTACGCAACGCTTTGGGCGGAGTTCTCTCTGGGTAGTCAGCGCCTATGGGCCATTGACTTTGAATGGCGCGGTGTGTGGATATCCCAGGCAGACCCGCTGCCACGCCAAGCACTCGCCCGATAA
- the folB gene encoding dihydroneopterin aldolase, translating to MDRIFIEALEVDTVIGVYDWERTIQQSLRLDLTLATDIRSAAATDELRLTLDYAAICQRIQQFADTHQFALVETFAERLATCLRNDFPISWLRLIVRKPGAVPKAASVGLEITRGTLEATGEPLP from the coding sequence ATGGACCGCATTTTCATCGAAGCGCTTGAGGTCGACACTGTTATAGGTGTCTACGACTGGGAGCGCACTATTCAGCAGTCACTGCGTTTAGACCTAACGCTGGCCACGGATATTCGCTCGGCGGCGGCCACAGACGAACTTCGCCTGACGCTAGACTACGCCGCCATTTGTCAGCGTATTCAGCAGTTTGCCGACACTCACCAGTTTGCTCTAGTAGAAACCTTCGCCGAGCGGCTTGCTACCTGTCTGCGCAATGACTTTCCCATCAGTTGGCTGCGCCTTATCGTGCGCAAGCCGGGCGCCGTGCCAAAGGCGGCCAGCGTTGGCCTTGAAATCACCCGGGGCACCCTAGAGGCAACTGGAGAGCCACTGCCATGA
- the plsY gene encoding glycerol-3-phosphate 1-O-acyltransferase PlsY — MIWIVMGYVSGSWLAALSVCRLAGVPDPRQHGSHNPGFSNVLRLYGARLAAATLLLDALKGMPAVLAVKLLGLPVWLQGLVGLAVLLGHSFPLWHGFRGGKAVASAFGVLLVLVPEVALISALIWALLAWRLRTAALASLWSALAAPLVCGWLAPSYIWVVGGFSLLVLARHALNIGRLKRGEEPPF, encoded by the coding sequence ATGATATGGATAGTGATGGGGTATGTCAGTGGTAGCTGGTTAGCGGCACTTAGCGTCTGCCGCTTGGCGGGGGTGCCCGACCCCCGCCAGCACGGCTCACACAACCCCGGGTTTTCCAACGTGCTGCGCTTGTATGGCGCACGCCTAGCGGCGGCAACGCTGCTGCTGGATGCATTGAAAGGCATGCCAGCGGTGCTCGCTGTAAAGCTATTGGGCTTACCCGTATGGCTTCAGGGGCTGGTTGGGCTGGCCGTGCTATTGGGTCACAGCTTTCCGCTATGGCATGGGTTTCGGGGCGGGAAGGCGGTGGCCAGTGCGTTCGGCGTGCTGTTAGTGTTGGTGCCTGAGGTGGCGCTTATCAGCGCTCTGATCTGGGCGCTGCTCGCGTGGCGGCTGAGAACGGCAGCCCTAGCCTCGCTTTGGAGTGCGCTGGCGGCCCCGCTGGTATGTGGCTGGTTAGCACCATCATATATATGGGTGGTAGGCGGGTTCAGCCTGTTGGTGCTGGCCCGCCATGCCCTCAATATTGGTCGCCTTAAGCGCGGTGAAGAGCCGCCTTTTTAA
- the tsaD gene encoding tRNA (adenosine(37)-N6)-threonylcarbamoyltransferase complex transferase subunit TsaD has protein sequence MRVLGIETSCDETGVAIYDTSLSGGQGLLADALYSQIAMHTDYGGVVPELASRDHTRKLLPLIEQVLSEANLTRLDLDGIAYTAGPGLVGALMVGASTAHGMARALGIPVLGVHHMEGHLLAPMLEDEAPDFPFVALLVSGGHTQLVEVNGLGDYQLLGESVDDAAGEAFDKAAKMLGLAYPGGPHVAALAEQGNTDRFRFPRPMTDRPGLDFSFSGLKTHTLTAIRQLETAGELDEQARADVARAFEDAVVDTLVIKCRRALDQTGLKRLIVAGGVSANHRLRERLTLACDKRQAKAYYPRGRFCTDNGAMIAYVGAQRLAAGEQDTSGIMQATPRWPLANLAPPAA, from the coding sequence ATGCGCGTACTGGGCATTGAAACGTCCTGCGATGAAACCGGCGTGGCGATTTACGATACGTCACTAAGCGGCGGCCAAGGGCTGCTGGCCGATGCACTTTACAGCCAAATTGCCATGCACACCGACTATGGCGGCGTAGTGCCTGAATTGGCTTCAAGAGATCATACACGCAAGCTGCTGCCGCTCATTGAGCAGGTTTTGAGTGAGGCCAACCTGACGCGCCTCGACCTTGATGGTATCGCCTACACCGCTGGGCCTGGGCTGGTCGGCGCGCTCATGGTCGGCGCGAGCACTGCCCACGGAATGGCACGGGCCCTCGGCATTCCGGTGCTTGGCGTTCATCACATGGAAGGCCATTTATTGGCCCCCATGCTTGAAGACGAGGCACCTGATTTTCCGTTTGTCGCGCTGCTGGTCTCTGGGGGGCACACCCAGTTAGTAGAAGTAAATGGCCTGGGTGACTACCAACTACTCGGTGAATCAGTGGACGACGCCGCCGGGGAGGCCTTTGATAAAGCGGCCAAGATGCTGGGCCTGGCCTATCCCGGCGGTCCCCATGTCGCCGCGCTGGCCGAGCAAGGTAATACAGATCGTTTTCGCTTCCCCCGCCCGATGACCGACCGCCCAGGGTTGGATTTCAGCTTTTCTGGCTTAAAAACCCATACCCTCACCGCGATTCGACAGCTGGAAACAGCAGGCGAGCTGGATGAGCAAGCCCGCGCCGACGTCGCCCGCGCGTTCGAGGATGCCGTGGTAGATACGCTAGTTATTAAGTGTCGCCGGGCGCTGGATCAAACCGGACTTAAGCGGCTAATCGTAGCGGGCGGCGTAAGCGCCAATCATCGGTTGCGCGAGCGCCTAACCCTTGCCTGCGACAAGCGTCAGGCAAAGGCCTATTATCCCCGCGGACGCTTTTGCACCGATAACGGTGCGATGATTGCTTACGTGGGCGCACAGCGGCTGGCAGCGGGCGAACAAGACACGAGCGGCATCATGCAAGCGACGCCCCGCTGGCCGCTGGCCAACCTCGCACCGCCTGCCGCCTAG
- the rpsU gene encoding 30S ribosomal protein S21, protein MPSVKVRDNEPFDVALRRFKRSCEKAGVLSEVRRREHYEKPTAERKRKAAAAVKRHAKKIQREQKRFERLY, encoded by the coding sequence ATGCCTTCTGTAAAAGTACGTGATAACGAGCCGTTTGACGTCGCCCTGCGTCGCTTCAAGCGTTCTTGCGAAAAAGCCGGCGTTCTCTCTGAAGTACGTCGTCGCGAGCATTACGAGAAGCCGACTGCTGAGCGTAAACGCAAAGCGGCAGCTGCCGTAAAACGTCACGCCAAGAAGATTCAGCGTGAGCAAAAGCGTTTCGAACGGCTCTATTGA
- the dnaG gene encoding DNA primase, which translates to MAGQIPQRFIDDLLGRVDVVEVVGERVQLKKAGRNFSGLCPFHQEKTPSFTVSADKQFYHCFGCGAHGNALRFLMEYDKLPFPEAVEQLAGRLGIEVPREGADDPRAQQREKKRKEGVNLLELAASFYRERLKMQEGRGAQQYLHERGLSSDVINAYGIGYAPGGWEALKQHLSERGISEPVQVEYGLLIHREDTGRTYDRFRDRVMFPIRDLRGRTIAFGGRVMGDDQPKYLNSPETPVFHKGRELYGLYEARQASNRLEQLVMVEGYMDVVALAQYGIHNAVATLGTATTEDHLSRLFRLVSRVVFCFDGDRAGRQAASRAFETALPMMIDGREARFLFLPEGDDPDTLVRREGAEAFQDRVTCAMPLSEFLFEQAAQGRDLNTVEGRERFASQVLEALNKVPEGMLKSLMLEALAKRSGLAQEQLKGLLEKRVAATARQHQSNVAPAESSSAAGRPKEERATARRPAREQALTPVGRIIQLLIHEPGLVASLPESDAWLPGGDVPESDEVRLCRELLALLRAGRYRSPQVILAHFQGSAEGAQLAAFAQRELLIPKSARETELSGLVAHLSHVQRQQSPREEYNALLAQERDGQKLDKEQRQRLASLVMELSQRQH; encoded by the coding sequence ATGGCTGGCCAAATTCCACAGCGTTTTATCGACGACCTGCTCGGCCGCGTTGATGTGGTGGAAGTGGTTGGTGAGCGCGTGCAGCTAAAAAAAGCTGGCCGTAACTTTTCAGGGCTTTGCCCTTTCCATCAAGAGAAAACGCCGTCGTTTACGGTGAGCGCCGACAAGCAGTTCTATCACTGTTTTGGCTGTGGGGCGCACGGCAACGCGCTGCGTTTTTTGATGGAGTACGACAAGCTGCCGTTTCCCGAGGCGGTCGAGCAGTTGGCCGGTAGGCTAGGGATTGAAGTGCCCCGGGAAGGTGCCGACGACCCCCGCGCTCAGCAGCGTGAGAAGAAGCGCAAAGAGGGTGTCAACCTGCTTGAACTGGCCGCCAGCTTTTATCGCGAACGGCTGAAAATGCAGGAAGGGCGCGGTGCCCAGCAGTATTTGCACGAACGTGGCCTTTCAAGTGATGTCATCAATGCCTACGGCATTGGCTACGCGCCAGGGGGCTGGGAGGCGCTCAAACAGCATCTGAGCGAGCGTGGCATTAGCGAACCCGTTCAGGTTGAGTACGGGCTGCTGATCCACCGTGAGGACACAGGGCGTACTTACGATCGCTTCCGCGACCGGGTGATGTTCCCCATTCGCGATCTGCGCGGACGCACGATTGCTTTCGGCGGGCGGGTAATGGGTGACGATCAGCCCAAATACCTTAACTCCCCCGAAACGCCGGTGTTTCATAAAGGGCGCGAGCTTTACGGCCTTTATGAAGCTCGCCAGGCGTCCAATCGGCTTGAGCAGTTGGTAATGGTCGAGGGGTATATGGATGTCGTGGCGCTAGCGCAATACGGTATTCATAATGCCGTGGCCACCCTGGGTACCGCGACCACAGAAGATCACTTGAGTCGTCTGTTTCGTCTGGTGAGTCGTGTGGTTTTCTGTTTTGACGGTGACCGTGCAGGTAGACAGGCGGCAAGCCGAGCGTTTGAAACCGCGCTGCCGATGATGATTGATGGCCGAGAGGCGCGCTTTTTGTTTCTGCCGGAAGGCGATGACCCGGATACCCTGGTGCGCCGTGAAGGGGCTGAGGCGTTCCAGGACCGCGTCACCTGTGCGATGCCGTTGTCTGAGTTTCTTTTCGAACAGGCGGCGCAAGGGCGCGATTTGAATACCGTCGAAGGCCGCGAACGGTTTGCCAGCCAAGTGCTTGAAGCATTGAACAAAGTGCCCGAAGGCATGCTCAAATCGTTAATGCTTGAGGCGTTAGCCAAGCGTAGCGGTTTGGCTCAAGAACAGTTGAAAGGACTGCTTGAAAAGCGAGTCGCGGCGACCGCACGTCAGCATCAGTCGAACGTAGCGCCTGCTGAGTCGTCTAGCGCTGCTGGTCGGCCCAAGGAGGAGCGGGCAACTGCTAGGCGGCCAGCACGTGAACAAGCACTGACGCCGGTAGGGCGGATTATACAGCTGCTAATTCACGAGCCTGGCTTAGTAGCGAGCCTGCCTGAGAGCGATGCGTGGTTGCCGGGTGGCGATGTGCCTGAAAGCGATGAAGTACGGCTGTGCCGTGAGTTGCTGGCGCTCTTACGGGCCGGTCGTTATCGTAGTCCCCAGGTGATTTTGGCGCACTTTCAAGGCAGTGCCGAAGGCGCTCAGCTTGCTGCTTTTGCCCAGCGGGAATTGTTGATTCCAAAGTCGGCGCGGGAAACGGAGCTATCAGGATTGGTGGCGCACCTGAGCCACGTTCAGCGTCAGCAATCGCCGCGTGAGGAATATAACGCCTTGCTGGCGCAAGAGCGTGATGGGCAAAAACTTGATAAGGAACAGCGCCAGCGCCTGGCGAGTTTGGTAATGGAACTATCGCAGCGGCAGCACTAA
- the rpoD gene encoding RNA polymerase sigma factor RpoD yields the protein MAGNAQQQSRLKELIARGKEQGYLTYAEVNDHLPEDIADPDQVEDIIGMINDMGISVVEEAPDEDTLMMSDHSTDESAAEEAVAALAAVESDVGRTTDPVRMYMREMGTVELLTREGEIEIAKRIEEGTREVMSALAYLPGAVASILDAYDATQDEEAPGRLSDLFSGFIDPDEGIPGVAEAEVPEPEPESEADDDVEGDDDEDDDSTASEGGPDPEEARARFEQIREQNASVEAAFAKHGRGSAEVKAEQARLAVLFSPIKLVPKHFERLVGQVRISVEQVRAQEKAVMQLCVKKAKVPRKTFIKSFPGSESNPKWLDAFQSEQPKYADRLEPLRADIARSQRKIAFEEDMVQLRVADLKEVNRKLSIGEAKARRAKKEMVEANLRLVISIAKKYTNRGLQFLDLIQEGNIGLMKAVDKFEYRRGYKFSTYATWWIRQAITRSIADQARTIRIPVHMIETINKLNRVSRQMLQEMGREPTPEELGERLEMPEDKVRKVLKIAKEPISMETPIGDDDDSHLGDFIEDGTMLLPIDMATGEGLIEATRNVLGGLTAREAKVLRMRFGIDMNTDHTLEEVGKQFDVTRERIRQIEAKALRKLRHPSRSEPLRSFLDE from the coding sequence ATGGCTGGAAATGCGCAGCAGCAGTCACGTCTGAAGGAGTTGATCGCGCGCGGCAAGGAACAGGGCTACCTGACCTATGCCGAGGTCAACGACCATCTACCCGAGGATATCGCCGACCCGGATCAAGTGGAAGACATCATTGGCATGATCAACGACATGGGTATCAGTGTCGTTGAGGAAGCGCCAGATGAAGACACTTTGATGATGTCGGATCACTCCACGGACGAGTCCGCTGCGGAAGAGGCCGTTGCGGCCCTTGCCGCCGTGGAAAGCGACGTCGGTCGCACTACCGACCCCGTGCGCATGTACATGCGTGAGATGGGCACGGTTGAACTCTTGACCCGTGAAGGCGAAATTGAAATCGCCAAGCGGATCGAAGAGGGCACACGCGAAGTCATGTCGGCGCTGGCCTATTTGCCCGGTGCCGTGGCCTCTATTTTGGACGCCTACGACGCGACCCAGGACGAGGAAGCCCCAGGCCGACTGTCCGACCTCTTCTCTGGGTTTATTGACCCTGATGAGGGCATTCCTGGCGTGGCTGAAGCTGAAGTGCCTGAACCAGAGCCTGAATCTGAGGCGGATGACGACGTTGAAGGCGACGACGACGAGGACGATGATTCCACCGCCAGCGAAGGTGGTCCGGATCCTGAAGAGGCGCGTGCGCGTTTTGAGCAGATCCGTGAGCAGAATGCGTCTGTAGAAGCTGCCTTTGCCAAGCATGGTCGTGGCAGTGCAGAGGTGAAAGCAGAGCAAGCGCGTTTGGCAGTGCTGTTTTCGCCCATCAAGCTGGTGCCCAAGCATTTTGAGCGTCTAGTCGGTCAAGTGCGCATCAGCGTTGAGCAGGTGCGTGCCCAAGAAAAAGCGGTCATGCAGCTGTGCGTGAAAAAAGCCAAGGTGCCGCGCAAAACGTTCATTAAGTCGTTTCCGGGCAGCGAATCAAACCCCAAGTGGCTTGATGCGTTCCAGTCCGAGCAGCCTAAGTACGCGGATCGTTTAGAGCCGTTGCGCGCCGACATCGCCCGCTCTCAGCGCAAGATTGCGTTTGAAGAAGACATGGTGCAGCTCAGGGTTGCCGACCTCAAAGAAGTCAATCGCAAGCTGTCGATCGGTGAAGCGAAAGCCCGCCGCGCTAAGAAAGAAATGGTGGAAGCTAACCTGCGCTTGGTGATTTCGATTGCCAAGAAGTACACCAATCGCGGCCTGCAGTTCCTGGATCTGATTCAGGAAGGCAACATTGGCTTGATGAAAGCAGTCGACAAGTTCGAGTATCGCCGTGGCTATAAATTCTCCACCTACGCCACTTGGTGGATTCGTCAGGCGATCACCCGGTCGATTGCCGACCAGGCGCGCACCATTCGTATCCCGGTACACATGATCGAGACGATCAATAAGCTCAACCGTGTATCCCGCCAGATGCTTCAGGAAATGGGTCGCGAGCCGACGCCTGAAGAGCTGGGTGAGCGACTGGAAATGCCGGAAGATAAAGTTCGCAAAGTGCTCAAAATCGCCAAAGAGCCGATCTCCATGGAGACGCCAATCGGTGACGATGATGACTCGCACCTGGGCGACTTTATTGAAGACGGCACCATGTTGCTGCCAATCGATATGGCCACCGGTGAAGGGCTTATCGAAGCGACGCGTAACGTGCTGGGCGGCTTGACGGCGCGTGAAGCCAAAGTGCTACGTATGCGATTTGGTATCGATATGAATACCGACCATACGTTGGAAGAGGTGGGTAAGCAGTTTGACGTAACGCGCGAGCGAATCCGTCAGATTGAAGCCAAAGCGCTGCGTAAGCTGCGCCACCCCAGCCGCTCCGAACCGCTGCGTTCGTTCCTCGACGAGTAA
- a CDS encoding LysR family transcriptional regulator, whose product MQRWDRIEAFIEVVRLESFSGAARHLKVSTSHISRLISQLENQLGVQLLYRTTRQIRLTDAGAIYVDHCRHLFDGLRDAEQALSEQQAKPHGVLKLTSATTFGERYIAPLVNDFQCLHPQLDVHMHFTNRPVELIDEGFDIAIRMGVLRDSSLIARRLCKRREYIVGSQAYFRQATRPHTLSELSQHRCLVGSRPNWLFEVNGQQREVKIAGCWQANSGPALLDATLKGLGLAQLPDYYVAPYIASGELVAVLEPFQHHDTGVWAVYPRHRHLSPKIRQLVDYLVAHIGKVLPDTQWR is encoded by the coding sequence ATGCAGCGCTGGGACCGAATCGAAGCCTTTATCGAAGTGGTGCGCCTTGAGAGCTTTTCTGGGGCAGCGCGCCACCTAAAGGTGTCGACCTCCCACATTAGCCGACTGATCAGCCAGCTGGAAAACCAGTTGGGCGTACAATTGCTATATCGTACCACTCGACAAATCCGCCTGACCGATGCCGGGGCTATTTATGTCGACCACTGCCGACACCTGTTTGACGGCCTGCGCGATGCCGAACAGGCACTCAGTGAGCAGCAGGCGAAACCCCATGGCGTCTTGAAGCTTACCTCAGCGACGACCTTCGGCGAGCGCTACATCGCCCCGCTGGTCAACGACTTTCAGTGCCTGCATCCGCAGCTCGATGTTCACATGCATTTTACCAATCGCCCGGTTGAGCTGATTGACGAAGGGTTTGATATTGCGATTCGCATGGGGGTGCTCCGGGATTCAAGCTTGATCGCGCGACGGCTTTGCAAGCGACGCGAGTACATTGTTGGCTCCCAAGCCTACTTTCGCCAGGCGACACGCCCGCATACGCTAAGCGAACTGAGTCAACATCGCTGCTTGGTGGGCTCGCGCCCCAACTGGTTGTTTGAGGTCAATGGACAGCAGCGTGAAGTGAAGATTGCCGGCTGCTGGCAGGCTAACTCGGGGCCTGCTTTACTCGACGCCACGCTAAAAGGCCTGGGCCTTGCCCAACTGCCGGACTATTATGTGGCACCTTATATTGCCAGTGGCGAACTGGTGGCGGTGCTCGAACCCTTCCAACATCACGACACCGGCGTTTGGGCCGTCTACCCTCGCCACCGCCACCTATCGCCCAAAATACGCCAGCTGGTAGATTACCTTGTCGCACATATTGGCAAGGTGCTACCTGACACTCAATGGCGCTAA
- a CDS encoding MBL fold metallo-hydrolase, with amino-acid sequence MSQHLWIPSVGQAALLLTIGVSLSTAAAPDQRPEQVSGWFRMMVDDHEVTALYDGYTAIETQLLKGKGQDDIREHLNALFIDTEDGVQTAVNAFLINTGENLVLVDAGSAACFGPTLGHVEDNLRASGYQPEDVDTILMTHLHPDHVCGLTNDGEAVYPNAELRASQQDADFWLSASRAEEADEGQRAFFEMAQDAVAPYLEDDRFTPFEPGDEMLMGIVAQDTHGHTPGHTSFMLSGDDDAMLVWGDVVHSYGIQFDDPTVAIEFDSDPAQAIEARQAVLEEAVTDKYWVAGAHMPFPGIGHIIEDGDGYQWLPIEYHPLTSDKE; translated from the coding sequence GTGTCTCAGCATTTATGGATTCCAAGCGTAGGCCAGGCAGCGCTGCTGCTGACTATTGGGGTGTCGCTTAGTACCGCAGCGGCCCCAGATCAACGGCCTGAACAGGTATCGGGTTGGTTCCGGATGATGGTCGATGACCATGAAGTCACGGCGCTATACGACGGCTATACCGCGATTGAAACCCAGCTGTTAAAGGGGAAGGGACAAGACGATATTCGTGAGCATCTGAATGCGCTGTTCATTGACACCGAAGACGGCGTGCAAACTGCCGTTAACGCCTTTTTGATTAATACCGGTGAAAACCTCGTCCTGGTGGATGCTGGTTCGGCGGCCTGTTTTGGTCCGACACTTGGGCATGTCGAAGATAATCTGCGTGCATCCGGCTACCAGCCAGAAGACGTTGATACCATTCTGATGACCCACCTTCACCCTGACCATGTTTGCGGGTTAACCAACGATGGTGAGGCTGTGTATCCCAACGCCGAGCTGCGGGCCAGCCAGCAGGACGCCGATTTCTGGCTGAGTGCGTCGCGTGCGGAAGAAGCCGATGAAGGCCAGCGAGCCTTTTTCGAAATGGCTCAGGACGCCGTCGCCCCTTATCTGGAAGATGATCGCTTTACCCCCTTCGAGCCGGGAGACGAGATGCTGATGGGCATTGTGGCTCAGGATACTCACGGACATACGCCGGGTCATACCAGCTTTATGTTGAGCGGTGACGATGACGCCATGTTGGTATGGGGCGATGTGGTTCATAGTTACGGCATTCAGTTCGACGACCCCACGGTAGCCATCGAGTTTGATTCTGACCCGGCGCAGGCGATTGAAGCGCGCCAAGCCGTACTCGAAGAGGCGGTCACCGACAAGTATTGGGTCGCTGGCGCACATATGCCGTTCCCGGGTATCGGTCATATTATCGAGGACGGTGACGGTTATCAGTGGCTACCCATTGAGTATCATCCGCTCACGTCAGACAAAGAGTAA